The Penaeus chinensis breed Huanghai No. 1 chromosome 16, ASM1920278v2, whole genome shotgun sequence sequence aactgccatttattctactgcagggcataggccctctctcaattcactataatgagtttttttttggcaataccacccttgcctgactggatgccggCGCGCTAACTGTTGTCCTCAGGCTGTtgcttccccaacgacacctgcgtttgagttctgaaggcggtatgtcgttttctctctgtgaggACGAGCTCTAGCCAGTaggcggagcgcaggcattttcatatgtatatatatatatacatatacatatatatacatatatatatatatttgtgcatacatatatatatatatatatatatatatatatatatatacacacatatatatatttatatttctgcatacatatatatatatatatatatatatatatgtgtgtgtgtgtgtgtgtgtgtgtgtgtgtgtgtgtatgcatgtatatatataactctggaccatgagggtcggagtccagtgttctaaccactggaccatcgcggcagtcacacacacacacacacacacacacacacacacacacacacacacacacacacacacacacacacacacacaaacacaaacacacacacacacatacacacactataagtatgtatggtatgtataaatagcttccacgtggcgtacagaagcacgtatacgcgtggcttcaccgcaggcgccccaacgtgccccacgcacccaccagtacttaaggctcaggatgacccaggccaGTCTCAGTTCTTTCAGAGGGTCGTTTTCACAGAGTCCTGCCGGCCGcctcgggtcaggctggctccagcgcggccgccctccgggcagacctagcactaagcctgtaccaagacttgtatctgtgtgaatatgtgttgcttacgcttctcaataaaagaggttaagccaaccgtccgtttctctactcctgctaaaccatatgtttaggTGTCATTAAtaccctttatacacacacacacacacacacacacacacacacacacacacacatatatatatatatatatatatatatatatatatatatatataattcgttcaTTTAGAAGTATAAGACTTTTCCTCAGCCCTACAATGAATGACCGAGTTTGGTTCGTTGCCAGGGGTAACAGAAGGTATCTGAGCTGTACTCATGAATATGCTGATCTTCCGTGAACAGATCGCAACCAAGATAAGTCCCCTTGCTGTGAACTGTACGATATTttagtgtatacacatacatatataaatatatatatatatatatatatatatatatatatatatttatatgtatctatgtatatgtatatatatgtatatatatgtattcatatatgtaaatatgtatgtgtgtgtaaatatatacatacatatatatatatatatatatatatatatatatatatatatatatataaacacacacacacacacacacacacacacacacacatacacaaacacactcacacacacacacacacatatatatatatatatatatatatatatatatgtatgtatatatatgtatatatatgtatagatatgtgtgtgtgtggtgtatgtatgtgtgtgtaaatatatatatatatatatatatatatatatatatatatatatatatatttatacacatatattcataaataaatatatatatatatatttatatatatatgtatatatatacatatacatgtaattaatTTAGAAGTATAAGCctagtgtggtgggggcctatcgagcttcttccttgttagttcaggtgggaggcaaggctgtgttcttgcaccaacacttttcaacacttgcatggattggatactgggtagagctaatgtccaaagtcactgtggagcaactctgggcaatatcaaggttacagatattgactttactgatgatgtcattctatctgaatctctggaaaccctagtggcggctcttgatgcacttAGCaatgatccaggattttgggggcctactaggagaccatgtgcagttggtacgtgcttgcggggaaaacatcgaagtcaaagagagttttatatacctcggtagtgcagttcatgactctgggctgtcagaccaggaagtcagtagacggattggcctggcagcaggggtcatgaaatctcttgacaagagtatttggagatgccagtacctgtgcagaaggaccaagctacaagttttcaaggccctgatactgccagttttactatatggtagtaaaacttggacgctatcttgtgctctggagtctcgtcttgatgccttttgtaacagattcttgcgccggatcatgggttacagttggcgggaccaagtgtccaaccaaataaatatatatctgcctgtcacacacacaaacaaattcgaGTAACAATTGTAACGCCAAAACTGACAACATTCCAGGTTATTGGcaaatatatatcttcacaaaatatttgtctttctctctcactctctttctctcttcccttcctcgcccaaccttctctctttctctctttttacaacCAGCTTCGATTCCCAGTtcatggtgataacgataataatgaaaactgttatcatcattaaaacactATTGAAGCTTTTGATGATTTTCAAATTATGTGGCATATATTAGAGGAGCAGAAGGCTGAGGTGAAATATGTAATCCCTTCTCTTTTatgtcgtttgtttgtctgtcgctgtttctctctcaataaatataaatatatatatatatatatatatatgaatatatatatatatacatatatattatacatatatataataatatgttatataataaatatatgtgtatgtatatatacatatacatatatatatatatatatatatatatatatatatatatatttatatatatatatttatacatatatatatatttatatatatatatacatatatatatatatatatatatatatatatttatatatatatatatatatataaatatatctacatatatatatatatatatatatatttatatatatatatatatatatatatatatatatatatatatatatatgtatgtatgtatgtgtgtatatatatatatatatatatatatatatatatatatatttatatatatatgtgtgtagaaaaggtatgaatgaaaatgaatatcttcataatacaagagatgtatttgaccggtttcaattctatcttcgtcagaaatacatggtatgtatttctgacgaagatagaatcgaaaccagacaaatacatctcttgtattgtgaagatattcattatcattcataccttttatacaattgtcaacatgaatgcagttcatatatatatatatatatatatatatatatatatatataaatacatatatagatattcatatataaatatatatatatgtatatatatatatatatataaatacatatatagatattcatatataaatatatatatatatatatatatatatatatatatatataaatatatataaatgtatatatatatatatatatatatatatataaatttatatatacatacatattatatatatataatatatatatcattatatatatatatatatatatatatatataatatatatatatatatatatatatatatatatatatatataatatatatatgatatatatatatgtatatatatatatatataaatatacaaatacacacatttatattatatatatataattatatgttatataataaatatatatatgtgtgtatgtatatatacatatatatatatatatatatatatatatatatatgtatttatatatatatatatatatatataaaaatatatatatatatatatataaatgtatgtatatatatatatatatatatatatatatatatatatatatatatatatatatacatacatacacacaaacacacacacattatatgtatgtatgtgtatatatatatatatatatatacacatacatacacataaatacatgtgcatgaataaacacacacagacacacacagacacacacacacacacacagacacacacagacacacacacacacacacacacacacacacacacacacacacacacacacacacacacacacacacacacacacacacacacacacacacacacacacacatacatacacatacatacacactccttGCAATTTTGCTCTCATATTCCAACAGTTAAACTTCTGGACTGAGTGGAATAAATAATACAAGTTTTTGCCATATtttttacagtatatgtatatataaaaaaaaaaaaaaaaatacagtcacaaacgaataaagaaagaatgcTTTACATTTAAAGTAAATTGTGTCTCTTTAATCCTGTAAGCAAATTTACacataccataatatatatatcctctctgaTTATACAATATGAACCCTGGCACTGTGGAAATTTAGCATCTTCCTCACTGTTAACTCTTTGAACCatataagaaagagataaaatgaaaacgaaggagaaaaaaagctaaaaacacaCTCCAACAAGCTATGAAAAGCgaactttttttaaaaaattactcATGATTACTGAGTAATGATCATTACGAACATAATTACTAATATCCCAGAATAGCCTTTTATTATGTAATTAATAACATATTCCATACAATTTGCTGATAACTCATATAACAACAAGCATTAATATTGAAAAATACACCATTTCCTAAAGCAATGCTTTCCACTGTGGCAAAAGATATGATCCTCTCTATTTGAGGTCTTCAGGGCAGTCTGGTTGCTGAGATGGGTGGGCGGCTTTGAAGGCATCCAGGGACATTAAGGCATCGTGGACACGTGAGATGACCGGGAAAGCAGCCATGTCCACTTTGAATCTGAAGGCAAGGGATGGGGTCATGGTTTCAGTTTGATTtattctgattaaaaaaaaaaaaaaaaaaaaaaaaaaaaaaaaaaaaaaaaaaaaaaaaaaaaaaaaaaaaaaaaaaaaaaagaaatatatatatatatatatatatatatatatatatatatattcattattaacccattgccagcaggtatatgtgatatctactgtagttttgtttagttaaatttgtttgcacatagatggctccacaagtgctcagccacatAGGTGTCAATTACGTGATTTGCCCTTTCCTTGGATTTTTGGGAAAAAAGTTAAATAATCATCAGTGACATCATAATTATGAGAATCTTATTAtagaaactaaaaactaaaatctaaaactaaaactaaaaaagaaaaagagagagagaaaaaaaaatcatcatcatcattcacctGAATTCAAGGAAAAATGTGAACAGGCAAGATCAATAGGActtgtaattgactccttggtgactaagctcttatggagccatctatgagtCAGCATCATTacaaaactaaaatcacagtggatatggcatttattttgccatcctggcatcaatgagtatttttttttctataaatgattttctccccctctctttaaaaTCAATATGGTACTAGTTACTACTCTGACATTCCCTTTAAAAATGTCTTAATATGTCTAATGATAGGAACTTAGATTAGATGCTCaacaaaactttttttattttctgttcagtGTAGGACAAAACCttcatttttctcccctttcaaaATAGCTGTTTGCTACTTCTATTATATTCTTAATGCTTTCTTGTATTCAAGTAAGAAAACTTTCCTGTCAATACTGTAAGTAGCCACAGAGAGTATAATTACTTGAATCACATTATGTCTGATATGTTACCTATCTGCATTATAACTAAAATTCATACATTTTCATTGATCTAGTAATATTATACATCAAATTTACCCTACCTGTTAGCATTATACACCTGAGGGATAAGACAACAGTCTGCTATGGTGACTTCATCCCCAACACAGTATTTTCCAGCAGATTCAGCTAACACCTGCTCTAAGGCTGAAAAAGGATAAGGAACCAGTAAATAATGTTTCAGTGTTAACAGTatgaattgataaaaagaaaggaaaagaagggtaaACTGATAGCTTTTCTACTTTCATTAACAGAACATGAATATATGAAGAGTAGTTTGATACAAACATGGAgtcagtatcatatatattttgagtGCAAGGAAAAGTAAATGTATGAAATATTTCATATtacttaagtaaaaaaaaagataaacttaAAATCTTTTTGTTGAAAGATGTCAGTTGCAAAATAGTTAACCAGCATGATCTTGGAATGTGAGTGCATATAACAGTAATCTAAACTACTTGccctttataaaaaaatattcagctTATCAAATTATTACTAACAGTTGACCCATTAACTACTGTTACTCCTTTAACAAAATTGTGATTGACTTTGCATACATATGATAATTTTGCCAGGCTGTATGGCACTCTATACTGTACTTGAATTACTAGTTATAACAGCTTTACTGCAATTCTGGTTCTTAGTAAAGACAAAATTACTGGGATAACATTTATACACTGATGTATTCCATCCTGATGCTTATTTCAGTTACTAAGAAAAGTCATTCTTTCCAGGTCTATAATTGTGGATGTTTTCCTGATGAAGTACAATCATTTAAATATGAGCTTATTATGTTTCCATTCACAATGATATTCAGGTCCTTTAAGTTCAgctggaaatatttttttcattattatcattataaaaaaggaaggataaagaatacatacaataaaaatatttagttAAGTTCATTCAATAAAATCAACTGCATCTCAAAGTTTCCTTTAACCAAATGTCAGCAGGTTTATTtcctgtcccctttagattttattgagttttgttacatacagatggctccatgtgttctcggcagcaaggagtctatcagtacccctagtgactgattctgatttcccctttccttgatttgGCAAGAAAATGTCTaacattgacattgttatcatttttattgatattatgattatcaaattgttattaaaatatcaataacatcaaacacattaaaataatagaaatgaagctttcaaaaaataaaggaaaagggtatacAGATGAGATAAATGAGACAAATAGccgactccttgatgactaagcacctgtagggccatctatatgtaaagacaatagacaTATACTtatcacagtaggcatggcattgtagtcatgccacctgctgacattgggttagACAAATAAATCCATCTGAAATGCACAAAAAAgctataaagtaaatataaaacttTACCCAACAATAAAATATTTGACCTATTAACCACTTCAACTAATTCAACCACAACAAaatctatgaaataaaataaatatattaaatccacataacaaacaaaaacctgcaaagaaaaaatcaataacaacacaatacacaaaacCACAATAAATCCTCTAAACCAAACATacacattgacacaaacacaaacttaaaACGCACCGACAAACCCCTTCTGGATGTAGAAATGCCCCCACTCCATCTTCGTCTCTCCAATTTTCTGCAGCACCGACAAGTTCTGCAAGGGCTGGATGCCAGACCCGATGATTTCACATACTTCTCGAACCTGCAGGTGAAGGATGGAGGTTTTGGGCAAGAACTTGAGAAAATTGAGCGATACTTGTAACCCTTTTTATGTTGCATATTGTGATTTCTATACGAGAAAATTTGTGGGTGAAAATTTACAAAaagtgtgatatttatatatatttttacagttgTTTCATGAGCTTGTGCATGACAGAATTGATATAGGATAATTTAAGAAGGTAGTATGATATCTATAACATCTGTTCATGAATACGCTAAGTGTATATGTAACTTAAATTAGTTATAAGAGATacgattaatttattcatatactctAGTTCCGCTGGATAACTGACATTAATAAAATCAATTTTCTCATAAATGTAAAATGCCTAAAAAATCCAAGAAAACATGTTCCATTTATCATATTACTTTTCATCAGTTGTTATTACCTTGCTTTGACAAATCCAACTCAGACAATAcaaagtagaggaagaaagaaaaaaataaagcataaagagataagaaaaagaatgatctaaacatgaaagaaaatgttGAGAGAATATGAAGtgaggaataataaaaacaaattgtaaagaacaagaaaataagacaaaaaggaaagaaatgaagaaatacttAGAAgagcagacataaaaaaaaacagaaagaactaacaagtaaaaaggaaaagaaaagacaagaaaagaaaaataattaatgagcaaagcaaagcaaagcaacagcaaaaaaaaaaaaaaaaaaaaaaaaaaaaaaaaaaaaaaaaatgattctacaagaaagatgaattaaaatcaaaataaaaaaggagagaaagaaaaagtcaaaGTTTCATACCTTTGCTCTCTTAAACAAGTCCTTTGGAAGCAGCGGTTTCTGGGGGTAAGCCTCCTCGAGGTATTCTAAAATACTTATCTGAAATGGGAGGACTCTGTCAGTCAATAAAATtaattcatgaataaataaactaaataaacgaATCATATATTTAcctggatttatttttttcctcctttctttcttcttctatttatccttttctattgaaaaaaaaaaaaaaaaaaaaaaaaaaaatatatatatatatatatatatatatatatatatatatatatatatatatatatatatatatatatatttaccaggcATTAATTTTTTCCCCTAtcattcctcttctacttctctgttTCCTTATAATAAAGCAGTTACAGAAAACATGCATTTCCTACTATGGTAataaaccagacagacagacagacagacacatacatacataaaaccaagaagaacgcatatatataataaacacataaaacagaaaaaacagaatcTCGTAATAAGTAAAAATTGAAACTTACCGACTGTGTTAGCGTGTTTTCATTGACGATAAGAGCTGGCACTTGTCCTAAAGGGTTTAGTTTTTTGTATTCATCGCTCACCTGCAAATGCAACGGTTGATCAAtataaacataagaataaaagaGGTGATTTAGTGTTTAAATCCTGTTCATGAATGataaatgttaatattaaaaAAGACAGGAATAAATGTGTAAATCATTGAAAAAAGCtgcaaatcaaaaaaaaaatatatgaagaatatTAGAAGAATAATTAGAAATTAAGATAGATATTAGAAATACAATAAAAGTCAATACAATTTTTAAAGTGAGGTGGAATCACACTAaacaggtaataacaataacaatatcagtattacttataatgataataataacaataatgataaaataataataccaataacaataacaataataataataataattaaataaaattaataataacaatgataataataataataaaaataacaataaaattaataataatgatagtaaatataatggtaataataataattataataatgatgatcataataataataataataataataataataataatagtaataataacacaacaacaacaacaaaaataacaataataatatcaataatacaaataataccaataacaataataatgacaataatcatgaacaataccaatagcaacaacaataacactgaaaTACTGTCAACTAGATTTGTACAATATGAGTAATAGTTACATTCTTTCAATATTCCCAAAACAtagataaaaatgagagaaaaaaaaacatgcaaaaagaagaagaagaagaagaagaagaagaagaagaagaagaagaagaagaagaagaagaaaaaaaaaacccataaatattggaataaaaaaaagaataaagtagaaaaaaaagacaatgaaaatgaaagaaagaaaaaaaaaaaaacgtaaatcatAAATattggaagaaaaacaaagaataaagaagtagaaaaaaagatgatgaaaaagaaaaaaacaaaacaaaagaaaaagaaaaagaggatggagaagaacaTAATATATTCATCTTACCTGTTCCTGTTTCAGCAAATTTATTGCACGATATTCATAGTCCACTCCTTTATGGGCAAGAGCTGGAAGTAAAATCTTACTGTTAATAtataagaagggaggaaagaatttttttttttgaaaaaagcaagcaaaaatcaactatatatctatctatacacaaaaacatgtatatatacaaaacaaagaagaaaatatgtatatgtaagtatataaatgtatacatacatacatacatatatatatatatatatatatatatatatatatatatatatatatatatatatgtatatatatatacacacacacataaatacacacacacacacacacacacacacacacacacacacacacacacacacacacacacacatatatattatatatatatatatatatatatatatatatatatatatatatatatatatatatatatatatataatatataacagaaacatataatgataaaaaatcgaTTAGCAATAGCTGGTATATCTACAAACCAGCCATAAAATTTACACATTATGACAAAGCATTTATTTGTTGTACTAAACATTGACTCACCTATCCTAACACGCCAAGAACAGGAGCTCCGAAAGTAAGAGTAAAGAATTGGCTGTGGATAAAGAGACTGTTATTAATTTTTCTGCTTCTTTATAATTGACACATAATTTATCGCTGCCTTCAGGTGCAATGTCCAACTCCAGTGTTTGTTGATGTAGTAGCCTTTTCATTGTTGCAGTTCTTACAGAGAAAAAATCTCAattgattattatttcttttcccaCTTATTTTCTCCATATATagtattctgtgtgtgtttgttagagaGTTCATCATTACTTTCCTCCTGTCCAGTTTCAAACATAGTTCATTAGTAATCTTTCAGACTCAAATTGCTTAAAGTGATACTAGGACACTGCAATCCAGAGAAGATTAGCAGACTTCCCCCAAATATATTTGTGTCCTTGAACCATTTTGTCATTTGACAATTCAATGCCACCTGGGATGTTTACAAGCCCTGTCTTATCACAGTCTTCATCTGGGGTCAGGGGATATTTTCTGGGGGGTCATGgagtaatatgaaaattataactgCAATAAAGAGGGTTTTGTATCACCTACTATACGTATTGATAGtcatctctcacatatcaataaattgggATCTTTCCATATAGTGTTTTGTCTTATAGGTATTGGCACCTTTACACTATTCACAACTGAAAATGGCTAATGTTACTAACAGGAACGTACAGACATAGAGGGAAATCGACAATGCCAACTTAAAGAGTATAAGAAATATAGTAAAAAACAACATCAGTAAAGTTGCAGCAGCCTCATATTTAACacgaaattaagaaaatatctgCTGTATTTCACCGCTCAGggactaagtccacaacaccctcacagagTTTCTGTAATTTTGCTAATAAAGGACGGGGAACTGGGGGCTTGCCCCCTATCTTGGGAATGAATATAAGGTAGGaatggttaggtttggattttgatGTTTGCATGAGAGCCTAGTTTTGGGACCGTCTCTGGAGGTGCGTGCTTTTCGTAACAAATATCCTAGTAACAACTGAATTTGAAAAAAATTTACAGACACTAAACGGGGCCATGGAGATTATCATATATTGGATGGGAGCCACTGATCTACATGATGTCACTGGAATTACTTTAAATATAATTTCATGGATAATGATAGCGATTTAGGCTCTGTCTTTAACCTCTGCTGATTCCCATTTTCAAATctaatacatacaatacatattccCCATGGTCATTACCTATACTCTGTCCGTTCTGATCCCTCACACAATTTTAGTTTCTGTGACGAGCCACTCGGCCTGTCAAATACCATGTTCATGTACGTAAAGAATGCTATTATGTAATATTCTCATCGACTGACGTTGGCGAAAGTACGGCATTCTATCGCGCCAAATAAACACAGAATCTAATCAAACTCCAGTAACTTTAAAAACTATAAGAATATAATGTTTCCTTACACGAAGACTCATCGCTGAACGTAAACAAACAAGTCACGTGATGTAAACAAACCCACGTGCTTCTCGAGGGCAAGCCGActggttggtttgtttgttttttcgaatTATTTTTGTTCGGTTCCGGAATCCGAATGATGGTAATACAGTATATACGAACATGTTTCGTTACATTAAGAGCTACAGTTAACAAcgcaatgataacgatgctacGTCTGCTACTGGAGGTGGTGCTACTGactctgctattactattacaactactagaACTAGTAGTAACACTATCAATACTAGCACCAACAATACAGCTAAAACTATGCGGGGAAAGGGAGCAACTTTGCGCGCAAAATGTGTTGCCTTTCATTTTACTGGATACTTGCTGAGTCCGAAGAATCGactgaaataacaaagaaaaaaagaaaaaaataatcttcaaGCTTATTAACTATCAGAATAACGAAACTTCTGTTTGAACTGTTGGAGAGCAGGTCCACGTTTGTCTTTCTTCATTAAATATACTATTTGTCATCTATGCAACAGGGTAACTCATTTGCTGGGCACAAGGGGGACTTGATGTGCCGATTTCAAACTCTGAAAGTGAGGACTAGATTTCAATGACACCATGAGTGATTCCGGCATTAAGAGAGCACTAaagttacatataaatatctataaatacatacatacatacatacatataaatatatatatatatatatatatatatatatatatatatatatatatatctcggctGTATATGCTACTGAAATGAGcatattgttaataatacaaattataaatgaaTTATTTGAAAATGATTAGAATTCATCTTCAACATTATCAAGGTCCACGAGGTACAAAGTACAAATATATTTGGTTGTGGAGAAAACATAATTTATGTAGAGCACGCATCAATGAATCAGCCCGAGGCCCGACACGGCTCTCGTCGCTACTGACTGCTACTAcgcctaccaccaccaccactaccaatactactgctactacagtactactgctactactactactctactactacttataatatcaatagtggtgatactactactactaaagataatgatggtagtgataatatcaatacttctactactactaatactaatactagatgatgatgattatgatgatgatggtgatgaagatgatgtgatgatgatgatgatgatgatgatgatgatgatgatgatgatgatgatgatgatgatgatgatgatgatgatgatgatgctgatgatgatgatggtgttggtgatgttgatgaagacGATGGTGTGGATGAGCACATtactaacaatattgataatattaacaattacgataataacaataagcattaAAGCAACAgtgaaaatgacaacaaaaatagcaattatacttataatgatattaactagaaaaatatagatataaggacaataacaagaagcagtggtgggggtagtggtagtagtattgataataatgataacattacaacgataatgacaatattagtagTGGTAATCAGTAATAACGTTGAtggtaatcatagtagtagtagtagtagtagtagtagtagtagtagtagtagtagtagcagcagcagcagtagtggcagtagtagaaacaatgaaaataatatccatgcaacaatgataataatgacgacgacggcaaaatattattaatattgataataataagaacaataataacaactacatcaacaacatatgataataacaataataataacaccaataataacaggaataataataataataacaataacaattatgataataataaatataatagcagtaaaaagtaatgatgatg is a genomic window containing:
- the LOC125033578 gene encoding probable maleylacetoacetate isomerase 2 isoform X2; this encodes MSLRPILYSYFRSSCSWRVRIALAHKGVDYEYRAINLLKQEQVSDEYKKLNPLGQVPALIVNENTLTQSISILEYLEEAYPQKPLLPKDLFKRAKVREVCEIIGSGIQPLQNLSVLQKIGETKMEWGHFYIQKGFVALEQVLAESAGKYCVGDEVTIADCCLIPQVYNANRFKVDMAAFPVISRVHDALMSLDAFKAAHPSQQPDCPEDLK
- the LOC125033578 gene encoding probable maleylacetoacetate isomerase 2 isoform X1; this translates as MSSSKPILYSYFRSSCSWRVRIALAHKGVDYEYRAINLLKQEQVSDEYKKLNPLGQVPALIVNENTLTQSISILEYLEEAYPQKPLLPKDLFKRAKVREVCEIIGSGIQPLQNLSVLQKIGETKMEWGHFYIQKGFVALEQVLAESAGKYCVGDEVTIADCCLIPQVYNANRFKVDMAAFPVISRVHDALMSLDAFKAAHPSQQPDCPEDLK